Proteins from a genomic interval of Erwinia sp. SLM-02:
- a CDS encoding O-methyltransferase: protein MDTQRWAAVDDYFTEQLVPQDEPLLAALEANKAAGLPPIDVAPNLGKLLYLLAKITGARRILEIGTLGGYSTIWLARALPEDGKVITLEYQPRHAEIASHNIRRAGLETKVTILVGAALDTLPTLAGSAPFDMIFIDADKQNNPAYLEWALTYSRSGTLIIGDNVVRSGKITDAGDTDPNLRGLREFLTRVGNDDRLEATAIQTVGAKGWDGLAIARVK from the coding sequence ATGGATACGCAACGCTGGGCCGCCGTCGACGATTACTTCACCGAACAGTTAGTCCCGCAGGATGAACCCCTGCTTGCCGCACTGGAAGCCAATAAAGCCGCCGGACTACCGCCGATAGACGTGGCCCCCAACCTGGGCAAATTACTCTACCTCCTTGCCAAAATAACCGGTGCCAGGCGTATTCTGGAGATCGGCACGCTGGGCGGATACAGCACTATCTGGCTGGCGCGCGCGCTGCCGGAAGACGGCAAGGTCATCACCCTGGAATACCAGCCGCGCCATGCCGAAATTGCCAGCCACAATATCCGCCGCGCCGGGCTGGAAACAAAAGTCACCATTCTGGTCGGTGCCGCACTGGATACGCTGCCCACGCTCGCGGGATCCGCCCCGTTCGACATGATCTTTATCGATGCCGATAAGCAAAATAACCCGGCCTACCTGGAGTGGGCGCTGACGTATTCCCGCTCCGGCACGCTGATCATCGGGGATAACGTGGTACGCAGCGGCAAAATTACCGATGCCGGTGACACCGATCCGAACCTGCGCGGTCTGCGCGAGTTTCTTACGCGAGTGGGCAACGACGATCGGCTGGAGGCAACCGCTATTCAGACCGTTGGTGCAAAAGGCTGGGACGGGCTGGCGATTGCGCGGGTGAAGTAA